In Zingiber officinale cultivar Zhangliang chromosome 1A, Zo_v1.1, whole genome shotgun sequence, a genomic segment contains:
- the LOC122008452 gene encoding uncharacterized protein LOC122008452, giving the protein MPLNCILEVELFNVWGVDFMGPFPLSCGNNYILVAVDYVSKWVEAIASPASDAKIVIKLFKKVIFPRFGVLRAVISDGGSHFIERQFKNLLKKYGVSHKVATPYHPQTNGQAEISNREIKAILEKTVSNSHKDWSLKLDDALWVYHTTFNTQIGMPPFRLVYGKSCYFPVELEHKTYWAIKQLNIDLKLAGDKRKLQLNELDELRMDAYEHAKSYKERTKK; this is encoded by the coding sequence ATGCCACTGAATTGCATCCTCGAAGTGGAACTGTTCAATGTATGGGGAGTAGACTTTATGGGACCCTTTCCTTTATCAtgtggaaacaattatattttagTGGCAGTGGACTATGTATCGAAATGGGTAGAAGCCATAGCTTCTCCTGCCAGTGATGCCAAAATAGTAATTAAACTGTTTAAAAAAGTGATTTTTCCACGGTTCGGTGTGCTTAGGGCAGTTATTAGCGATGGGGGTTCACACTTCATTGAAAGACAGTTTAAAAATTTGCTAAAGAAATACGGAGTTAGCCACAAAGTAGCGACACCCTACCATCCCCAGACCAATGGACAAGCTGAGATTTCCAACCGGGAGATCAAAGCAATATTAGAAAAGACAGTGTCCAATTCCCACAAAGACTGGTcattgaaattagatgatgctttatgggtataCCATACTACTTTCAATACTCAAATCGGTATGCCCCCATTTCGACTTGTGTACGGGAAGTCGTGTTATTTTCCAGTAGAATTAGAACACAAGACTTACTGGGCGATAAAACAGCTTAACATAGACCTGAAGTTAGCAGGAGATaaaaggaaactccaattaaatgagcttgatgagttgaggatggatgcctACGAACATGCCAAATCCTACAAAGAGAGAACAAAGAAATGA